From Pseudomonas sp. B21-028, one genomic window encodes:
- a CDS encoding tetratricopeptide repeat protein, translating into MNRSSALLLALALLSGCQSMAPVSTDGTPPVEDSTQAPEKPKVYGSFSEETIFSLLSAELAGQRNRFDIALDNYVTQAINTQDPGISERAFRIAEYLGADQAALDTAMIWARNAPDDLEAQRAAAVQLARAGRYDDSMAYMEKVLQGKGDTHFDFLALSAADTDQETRSGLMKSFDRLLERHPNNGQLIFGKALLLQQDGDAQGALTLLEDNPPEAGEVAPILLRARLLQGLNRGDEALPLLEKSIKKYPDDKRLRLTYARMLVENNRMDDAKVEFSSLVQQYPEDDELRYSLALVCLEAKAWDEAKGYLEDLIARESHVDSAHLNLGRIAEERNDPQSALIEYAQVGPGNDYLPAQLRQADILIGNGKTAEAQSRLAVQRDAQPDYGIQLYLIEAETLSANNQGDKAWSVLQQALKQYPDDLNLLYTRAMLAEKRNDLAQMEKDLRLIIQRDPDNAMALNALGYTLSDRTTRYAEAKVLIEQAHQLNPEDPAVLDSLGWVNFRLGNLDEAERLLRQALERFPDQEVAAHLGEVLWAAGKQREARQIWSKFLKDQPDSPILRGTIKRLTGSETL; encoded by the coding sequence ATGAATAGATCTTCCGCGTTGCTCCTCGCTCTTGCCTTGCTCAGCGGCTGCCAGTCCATGGCCCCCGTTTCGACGGACGGTACGCCGCCGGTCGAAGACAGCACGCAGGCACCTGAAAAACCCAAGGTCTACGGCTCGTTCAGTGAAGAAACCATCTTCAGCCTGTTGAGCGCCGAACTGGCGGGCCAGCGCAATCGCTTCGACATTGCGCTGGACAACTACGTGACCCAGGCCATCAATACCCAGGACCCGGGTATCTCCGAGCGGGCGTTCCGCATCGCCGAGTACCTGGGAGCCGATCAGGCTGCGCTGGATACCGCGATGATCTGGGCTCGCAATGCCCCGGACGACCTCGAAGCGCAACGCGCCGCCGCCGTGCAACTGGCACGCGCCGGGCGCTACGACGATTCCATGGCCTATATGGAGAAAGTGCTGCAGGGCAAGGGGGATACCCACTTCGATTTCCTCGCGCTGTCGGCTGCCGATACCGATCAGGAAACCCGCAGCGGTCTGATGAAAAGCTTCGACCGCCTGCTGGAACGCCATCCGAACAATGGGCAGTTGATTTTCGGCAAGGCCCTGCTGCTGCAACAGGATGGCGACGCCCAGGGCGCCCTCACCCTGCTGGAAGACAACCCGCCGGAAGCCGGCGAAGTAGCGCCGATCCTGCTGCGTGCCCGCCTGCTGCAAGGCTTGAACCGCGGCGACGAAGCCCTGCCGCTGCTGGAAAAAAGCATCAAGAAGTATCCGGACGACAAGCGTCTGCGCCTCACCTACGCCCGCATGCTGGTGGAAAACAACCGCATGGACGATGCCAAGGTGGAGTTCTCCAGCCTGGTCCAGCAATACCCCGAAGACGACGAATTGCGCTACTCCCTGGCACTGGTTTGCCTGGAAGCCAAGGCCTGGGACGAGGCCAAGGGCTACCTGGAAGACCTGATCGCCCGGGAAAGCCATGTCGACTCGGCCCACCTGAACCTGGGTCGCATCGCCGAAGAACGCAACGACCCGCAAAGCGCGCTGATCGAGTACGCCCAGGTCGGCCCGGGCAACGACTACCTGCCGGCGCAGTTACGCCAGGCCGATATCCTGATCGGCAACGGCAAGACGGCCGAGGCCCAGAGTCGCCTGGCCGTACAGCGCGACGCCCAGCCGGACTATGGCATCCAGCTCTACCTGATCGAAGCCGAAACCCTGTCGGCCAACAATCAGGGCGACAAAGCCTGGAGCGTGTTGCAACAGGCCCTGAAGCAATACCCGGACGATCTGAACCTGCTGTACACCCGTGCGATGCTGGCAGAAAAACGCAACGACCTGGCGCAGATGGAAAAAGACCTGCGCCTGATCATCCAGCGCGACCCCGACAACGCCATGGCCCTGAACGCCCTCGGCTATACCCTGTCGGACCGAACCACCCGCTATGCCGAAGCCAAGGTATTGATCGAGCAGGCCCATCAGCTCAACCCGGAAGACCCGGCAGTGCTCGACAGCCTCGGCTGGGTGAATTTCCGCCTGGGCAACCTCGACGAAGCCGAACGCCTGCTGCGCCAGGCCCTGGAGCGCTTTCCCGATCAGGAAGTCGCCGCTCACCTGGGCGAGGTCCTGTGGGCCGCCGGCAAACAACGCGAGGCCCGGCAGATCTGGAGCAAGTTCCTCAAGGACCAGCCCGACAGCCCTATCCTGCGCGGTACCATTAAACGCCTGACCGGATCAGAGACCCTTTAA
- the lolB gene encoding lipoprotein insertase outer membrane protein LolB, giving the protein MLLRHFIVFSFIALLAGCTGFGTRESVQGHGNPAQWREHKAQLSSLDGWQIDGKIGIRAPKDSGSGTLFWLQRQDYYDIRLSGPLGRGAARLTGRPGQVSLEVANQGRYEAPTPEALLEEQLGWKLPVSHLTWWVRGLPAPDSKSRLTLDADSRLSNLEQDDWQIEYLSYAQQNGYWLPERIKLHGSDLDVTLVIKQWQPRKLGQ; this is encoded by the coding sequence ATGCTTTTGCGCCACTTCATCGTTTTCAGCTTCATCGCCCTGCTCGCCGGCTGTACGGGCTTCGGCACCCGCGAATCCGTCCAGGGCCACGGCAACCCGGCCCAGTGGCGGGAGCACAAGGCTCAACTGAGCAGCCTCGACGGCTGGCAGATCGACGGCAAGATCGGCATCCGTGCGCCAAAGGATTCGGGCAGTGGGACGCTGTTCTGGCTGCAACGCCAGGACTACTACGACATCCGCCTGTCCGGCCCGCTGGGGCGCGGCGCGGCGCGCCTGACCGGTCGGCCGGGGCAGGTTTCGCTGGAAGTCGCCAACCAGGGCCGCTACGAAGCCCCCACGCCCGAAGCCTTGCTGGAAGAGCAACTGGGCTGGAAATTGCCGGTCTCCCACTTGACCTGGTGGGTGCGCGGGTTGCCGGCACCGGACAGCAAGAGCCGCCTGACCCTGGACGCCGACAGCCGCCTGTCCAATCTGGAGCAGGACGACTGGCAGATCGAATACCTCAGCTATGCCCAGCAGAATGGCTACTGGCTGCCCGAACGAATCAAGCTGCATGGCAGCGATCTGGATGTCACGCTGGTGATCAAGCAATGGCAGCCGCGCAAACTGGGGCAATGA
- the ispE gene encoding 4-(cytidine 5'-diphospho)-2-C-methyl-D-erythritol kinase, translated as MTAARLTLPSPAKLNLMLHILGRRPDGYHELQTIFQFLDYGDEITFAVREDGVIRLHTEFAGVPHDSNLIVKAAKKLQEQSGCALGIDIWIEKILPMGGGIGGGSSNAATTLLGLNHLWQLDWDADRLAALGLTLGADVPVFVRGHAAFAEGVGEKLTPVEPEEPWYLVLVPQVSVSTAEIFSDPLLTRNSPPIKVRPVPKGNSRNDCLPVVARRYPDVRNALNLLGKFTEAKLTGTGSCVFGGFPSKAEADKVSALLTETLTGFVAKGSNVSMLHRKLQSLL; from the coding sequence ATGACCGCTGCGCGCCTGACCCTGCCCTCCCCGGCCAAGCTCAACCTGATGTTGCACATCCTGGGGCGTCGTCCGGACGGTTATCACGAGCTGCAGACGATTTTCCAGTTCCTGGACTACGGCGATGAAATCACCTTCGCGGTGCGCGAGGACGGTGTCATTCGCCTGCACACCGAGTTCGCAGGCGTTCCCCACGACAGCAATCTGATCGTCAAGGCCGCAAAAAAACTCCAGGAGCAATCCGGTTGTGCGCTGGGTATCGACATCTGGATCGAAAAGATCCTGCCCATGGGCGGCGGTATCGGCGGTGGCAGCTCGAATGCAGCGACGACCCTGCTCGGGCTCAATCATCTGTGGCAGCTCGACTGGGACGCTGATCGCCTGGCGGCGCTGGGCCTGACGCTAGGGGCCGACGTGCCGGTTTTCGTGCGTGGCCACGCGGCTTTTGCCGAGGGCGTCGGGGAGAAACTCACCCCCGTCGAGCCCGAAGAACCCTGGTACCTGGTACTGGTGCCGCAAGTCTCTGTAAGTACAGCAGAAATTTTTTCAGATCCACTGTTGACACGTAACTCTCCGCCCATTAAAGTGCGCCCCGTTCCCAAGGGAAACAGTCGAAATGACTGCTTACCGGTGGTAGCAAGGCGTTATCCAGATGTTCGTAACGCATTGAATTTGTTAGGTAAATTTACCGAAGCAAAACTCACCGGAACTGGAAGTTGTGTGTTTGGGGGCTTCCCAAGCAAAGCTGAAGCTGATAAAGTCTCGGCCCTTCTGACAGAGACCCTTACAGGGTTTGTAGCGAAAGGAAGCAACGTTTCGATGTTGCATCGCAAGCTGCAAAGTCTGCTCTAA
- a CDS encoding ribose-phosphate pyrophosphokinase, which produces MSKMMVFTGNANPDLARRVVRQLHIPLGDISVGKFSDGEITAEINENVRGKDVFIIQPTCAPTNDNLMELVVMADAFRRSSATRITAVIPYFGYARQDRRPRSARVAISAKVVADMLTVVGIDRVLTVDLHADQIQGFFDIPVDNIYGSPVLVDDIEDQRFENLMIVSPDIGGVVRARAVAKSLGVDLGIIDKRREKANHSEVMHIIGDVEGRTCILVDDMVDTAGTLCHAAKALKEHGAAKVFAYCTHPVLSGRAIENIENSVLDELVVTNTIPLSAAAQACVRIRQLDIAPVVAEAVRRISNEESISAMFR; this is translated from the coding sequence GTGTCCAAGATGATGGTCTTTACGGGGAACGCTAACCCCGATCTGGCTCGGCGTGTCGTACGTCAGCTGCATATCCCTCTCGGTGACATTTCTGTCGGTAAGTTCTCCGACGGCGAAATCACTGCCGAGATCAATGAAAACGTTCGCGGTAAAGACGTCTTCATTATTCAGCCGACTTGCGCTCCGACCAACGATAACCTGATGGAACTCGTCGTGATGGCTGATGCCTTCCGCCGTTCCTCGGCTACTCGTATCACTGCTGTTATTCCCTACTTTGGTTATGCCCGCCAGGATCGCCGTCCGCGTTCCGCGCGTGTGGCTATCAGCGCGAAAGTCGTGGCTGACATGCTCACCGTCGTCGGCATCGATCGTGTCCTCACGGTTGACCTGCATGCTGACCAGATCCAGGGCTTCTTCGATATTCCCGTGGACAACATCTACGGCTCCCCAGTCCTGGTGGATGACATTGAAGATCAGCGCTTCGAGAACCTGATGATCGTGTCCCCGGACATTGGTGGCGTCGTGCGTGCACGGGCAGTTGCCAAATCCCTGGGCGTGGATCTGGGCATCATCGACAAACGCCGTGAGAAAGCCAATCACTCCGAAGTGATGCATATCATCGGTGACGTCGAAGGGCGTACCTGTATCCTGGTTGACGACATGGTCGACACCGCCGGCACCCTGTGCCACGCGGCCAAGGCCCTGAAAGAGCATGGCGCTGCCAAGGTCTTTGCCTACTGCACTCACCCTGTGCTGTCGGGTCGGGCAATCGAAAACATTGAAAATTCCGTGCTGGACGAGCTGGTGGTGACCAACACCATCCCGCTGTCCGCTGCCGCACAAGCCTGTGTACGTATCCGTCAACTGGATATCGCACCGGTGGTTGCCGAGGCGGTTCGCCGCATCAGCAATGAAGAATCGATCAGCGCGATGTTCCGCTAA
- a CDS encoding 50S ribosomal protein L25/general stress protein Ctc gives MTDFILNAQARTDLGKGASRRLRRLASQVPAVVYGGDKAPESITMLAKEVAKLFEDEAAFSHVIELNVDGKKQNVIVKAMQRHPAKQFIMHADFIRVVAGQKLTATVPVHFINEAAPVKKGGEISHVTSELEISCLPKDLPEFIEVDLADAEIGTIIHLSDLKAPKGVEFVALAHGDDKAVANVHAPRVAPEATEEGAAE, from the coding sequence ATGACTGATTTCATCCTGAACGCCCAAGCGCGTACCGACCTGGGGAAAGGTGCGAGCCGCCGCCTGCGTCGTCTCGCCAGCCAGGTTCCTGCCGTTGTATACGGTGGTGACAAGGCCCCTGAGTCCATCACCATGCTGGCCAAAGAAGTGGCCAAGCTGTTCGAAGACGAGGCTGCTTTCAGCCACGTAATCGAACTGAACGTTGATGGCAAGAAGCAGAACGTCATCGTTAAAGCGATGCAGCGTCACCCGGCCAAGCAGTTCATCATGCACGCCGACTTCATTCGCGTCGTGGCTGGCCAGAAACTGACCGCTACCGTTCCAGTGCACTTCATCAACGAAGCTGCCCCGGTCAAGAAAGGCGGCGAAATCTCGCACGTGACTTCCGAGCTGGAAATTTCCTGCCTGCCGAAAGACCTGCCTGAATTCATCGAAGTCGACCTGGCTGACGCCGAAATCGGCACGATCATTCACCTGTCTGACCTCAAGGCCCCTAAAGGCGTTGAGTTCGTTGCCCTGGCACACGGTGATGACAAGGCTGTTGCCAACGTCCACGCTCCACGTGTTGCTCCAGAAGCTACCGAAGAAGGCGCTGCAGAGTAA
- the pth gene encoding aminoacyl-tRNA hydrolase produces the protein MTAIKLIVGLGNPGTEYEQTRHNAGALFVERIAHAQGVSLAADRKYFGLTGRFSHQGQDVRLLIPTTYMNRSGQAVAALAGFFRIKPEEILVAHDELDLPPGVAKLKQGGGHGGHNGLRDIIAQLGNQNTFYRLRLGIGHPGVASMVSNFVLGRAPRAEQEKLDASIDFALGVLPDILAGEWNRAMKNLHSQKA, from the coding sequence GTGACTGCCATCAAACTGATCGTTGGCCTGGGAAATCCAGGCACCGAATACGAACAGACCCGGCATAACGCAGGGGCCCTTTTTGTTGAGCGCATCGCGCACGCACAAGGCGTCAGCCTGGCGGCCGATCGCAAGTATTTCGGCCTGACCGGGCGCTTCTCGCATCAAGGTCAGGATGTTCGCCTGTTGATTCCCACCACCTACATGAACCGCAGCGGCCAGGCCGTGGCGGCATTGGCTGGTTTCTTCCGCATCAAGCCTGAAGAAATCCTGGTGGCCCACGACGAACTCGACCTGCCTCCGGGCGTTGCCAAGCTCAAGCAGGGCGGCGGCCATGGCGGTCACAACGGGTTGCGCGACATCATCGCGCAGCTGGGTAATCAGAATACCTTTTACCGTCTGCGGCTTGGCATCGGCCACCCGGGCGTAGCCAGCATGGTTTCAAATTTTGTCCTGGGTCGCGCGCCTCGCGCCGAACAGGAAAAACTCGATGCCAGCATCGACTTTGCCCTCGGCGTGCTGCCGGATATTCTCGCCGGTGAATGGAACCGCGCGATGAAAAACCTGCACAGCCAGAAGGCCTGA
- the ychF gene encoding redox-regulated ATPase YchF produces the protein MGFNCGIVGLPNVGKSTLFNALTKSGIAAENFPFCTIEPNSGIVPMPDSRLDALAAIVNPKRILPTTMEFVDIAGLVAGASKGEGLGNKFLANIRETDAIAHVVRCFEDENVIHVSNSVDPKRDIEIIDLELIFADLDSCEKQLQKVARNAKGGDKDAVVQKGLLEQLIAHFTEGKPARSLMKNMSNDEKLVIKGFHLLTTKPVMYIANVAEDGFENNPHLDVVKAIAEEEGAMVVPVCNKIEAEIAELDDGEEKDMFLEALGLEEPGLNRVIRAGYEMLHLQTYFTAGVEEVRAWTVRVGATAPQAAGVIHTDFEKGFIRAEVIAYNDFIQYKGEAGAKEAGKWRLEGKEYIVKDGDVMHFRFNV, from the coding sequence ATGGGATTCAATTGCGGCATCGTCGGTCTGCCTAACGTCGGCAAGTCCACCCTGTTCAACGCCCTGACCAAATCCGGTATCGCGGCCGAGAACTTCCCCTTCTGCACCATCGAGCCGAACAGCGGTATCGTGCCGATGCCGGATTCGCGCCTGGACGCACTGGCGGCCATCGTCAACCCCAAGCGCATCCTGCCGACCACCATGGAGTTCGTCGACATCGCGGGCCTCGTTGCCGGCGCCTCGAAAGGCGAAGGCCTGGGCAACAAGTTCCTGGCCAACATCCGTGAAACCGACGCCATCGCCCACGTGGTGCGCTGCTTTGAAGACGAGAACGTGATTCACGTCTCCAACAGCGTCGACCCGAAGCGCGACATCGAGATCATCGACCTGGAACTGATCTTTGCCGACCTCGACAGCTGCGAAAAGCAACTGCAGAAAGTCGCCCGCAACGCCAAGGGTGGCGACAAGGACGCAGTGGTCCAGAAAGGCCTGCTGGAGCAATTGATCGCCCACTTCACCGAAGGCAAGCCTGCGCGCAGCCTGATGAAGAACATGAGCAACGATGAGAAGCTGGTGATCAAGGGCTTCCACCTGCTGACCACCAAGCCGGTCATGTACATCGCCAACGTCGCTGAAGACGGTTTCGAGAACAACCCGCACCTGGACGTGGTCAAGGCCATCGCCGAAGAAGAAGGTGCCATGGTGGTTCCGGTCTGCAACAAGATCGAAGCGGAGATCGCCGAGCTGGACGACGGCGAAGAGAAAGACATGTTCCTCGAGGCCCTGGGCCTGGAAGAGCCTGGCCTGAACCGCGTGATCCGCGCCGGCTATGAAATGCTTCACCTGCAGACCTACTTCACCGCCGGTGTCGAGGAAGTCCGCGCCTGGACAGTGCGCGTCGGCGCCACCGCCCCGCAAGCCGCCGGCGTGATCCACACCGACTTCGAAAAGGGCTTCATCCGTGCCGAGGTGATCGCCTACAACGACTTCATCCAGTACAAGGGTGAAGCCGGTGCCAAGGAAGCCGGTAAATGGCGCCTGGAAGGCAAGGAATACATCGTCAAGGACGGCGACGTGATGCACTTCCGCTTCAACGTCTGA
- a CDS encoding calcium-binding protein yields MATTDSTTASTHSVRSGPGTVQIDLTGQSDENQSIVIQPDGKILVGGYTEYLAWGYPGAPGEESYGYEQNHSVIRLNADGSLDTSFHDGGVDIIPAAIAPASRYELTAVQPDGKVLIAVAQNTSVQVERFNSDGTRDATFGQNGVITVGISHEFKDIDLTANADGTFQISARGFDQATVSWIGNDGTFVDGFGENGVLSVAIPEDAYYNGGISTAVQADGGVVVGAAYNAADAGEPTYALQRFNPDGQLDTHFGNDGVLYLSPAMGFGEDSVISLQTDGKIVVMGHGEGDTLATVVRLNVDGSFDNTFGANGAVTFEAGTPVALTVQADGKIVAAGTNNGDFSVIRLNADGSLDTRFGSQDGKLHVDGYAGEEILQGTDAAEIIHGLAGDDVLQGNGGRDVLQGGAGADIFRFSELSDSFRTDTQNSSDRIQDFDASHDRIDLIALGFTGIGDGHDGTLAIQASADGTRTYLKSYDADASGQRFELALDGDWVAQLNSTNLVFTAPTVEGASGKDTITGTALSEIVHGLDGNDRINGGAGADVIIGGRGADRLNGGDRADISLWTDNHQNDDVFRYTSTEDSYRTDSQSFADLIEGFTVDDRIDVSALGYTGFGEGTDNTLKVVYNEALDRTYLTDVEADAQGHWFQIGLAGDWRESLDEDHMIFAPDAGIGLVGVASEVDPGHLLS; encoded by the coding sequence ATGGCAACTACCGATAGCACGACGGCAAGTACCCATTCCGTGAGAAGTGGCCCGGGCACCGTCCAGATCGATCTCACCGGCCAATCCGACGAAAACCAAAGCATCGTTATCCAGCCGGACGGCAAGATACTGGTCGGGGGGTATACCGAATATCTGGCATGGGGTTACCCCGGGGCACCAGGCGAAGAAAGCTACGGCTACGAACAGAACCATTCCGTTATCCGCCTGAACGCGGATGGTAGCCTGGACACCAGCTTCCATGACGGTGGCGTCGATATCATACCCGCCGCGATAGCCCCGGCGTCGCGCTATGAGCTGACGGCCGTGCAGCCCGATGGCAAGGTGCTTATCGCCGTCGCGCAGAACACCAGCGTACAGGTGGAGCGCTTCAACAGCGATGGGACGCGGGATGCTACTTTTGGTCAAAACGGCGTCATCACCGTCGGCATCAGCCATGAGTTCAAGGACATCGACCTGACGGCCAATGCGGATGGCACATTCCAGATCAGCGCCCGCGGGTTTGATCAGGCCACTGTTTCCTGGATCGGCAATGACGGCACCTTCGTCGATGGCTTTGGCGAGAATGGCGTGCTGAGTGTCGCCATTCCCGAAGACGCCTACTACAACGGCGGGATTTCCACCGCAGTGCAGGCAGATGGAGGCGTTGTGGTCGGGGCTGCGTACAATGCCGCCGATGCAGGGGAGCCGACATACGCCCTGCAGCGTTTCAACCCCGACGGTCAGTTGGATACCCATTTCGGCAACGACGGTGTCCTTTACCTGAGCCCTGCCATGGGGTTTGGCGAAGACTCGGTGATCAGCCTGCAAACGGACGGCAAGATCGTCGTGATGGGCCATGGCGAAGGCGACACCTTGGCCACCGTGGTGCGGCTGAACGTCGACGGCTCCTTCGACAACACCTTTGGCGCCAATGGCGCGGTCACCTTCGAGGCCGGCACGCCTGTGGCTCTGACGGTACAAGCCGATGGCAAGATCGTCGCTGCCGGCACGAATAACGGGGATTTCAGCGTCATCCGCTTGAACGCGGATGGCAGTTTAGACACCCGCTTCGGCAGCCAGGACGGCAAGCTCCATGTGGACGGATACGCCGGCGAGGAAATCCTGCAAGGTACCGATGCCGCCGAAATCATCCATGGCCTGGCCGGTGATGACGTGCTTCAAGGCAACGGTGGGCGCGACGTTTTGCAAGGTGGCGCTGGCGCCGACATCTTCCGCTTTAGCGAACTGAGCGACAGCTTCCGCACCGATACGCAAAACAGCAGCGATCGAATCCAGGACTTCGACGCCTCCCACGACCGCATCGACCTGATTGCCCTGGGCTTCACCGGAATCGGCGACGGCCATGACGGCACCTTGGCCATCCAGGCCAGCGCAGATGGCACGCGCACCTACCTCAAGAGTTACGACGCCGATGCCTCCGGGCAACGCTTCGAACTGGCCCTGGACGGCGATTGGGTAGCTCAGTTGAACAGCACCAACCTGGTGTTCACCGCGCCCACGGTAGAGGGAGCGTCTGGCAAAGATACGATCACCGGTACTGCCTTGTCGGAAATCGTCCATGGCCTGGACGGCAACGACCGTATCAACGGCGGCGCTGGAGCGGATGTCATCATCGGTGGCAGGGGCGCCGATCGCCTTAACGGCGGGGACAGGGCCGACATCTCGTTGTGGACCGATAACCATCAGAACGATGACGTGTTTCGCTATACCTCTACCGAGGACAGCTATCGTACTGACAGCCAGAGCTTTGCCGACCTGATCGAGGGCTTCACGGTTGACGACAGGATCGATGTATCGGCGCTGGGTTATACCGGCTTCGGAGAGGGTACGGATAATACGCTGAAGGTGGTCTACAACGAGGCGTTGGACCGGACGTACCTGACGGATGTGGAAGCAGACGCCCAGGGTCACTGGTTTCAGATCGGGCTTGCCGGGGACTGGCGGGAAAGCCTCGACGAAGATCACATGATCTTTGCTCCCGATGCCGGGATAGGATTGGTCGGGGTAGCGTCAGAGGTCGATCCAGGACATCTGTTGTCCTGA
- a CDS encoding DUF3592 domain-containing protein, with translation MANDTSSSIGKILRALLFALIGIGLLSIAVHLTLDRREFLAHAQTADGVVSRLNAGGSHPEIAFTTGNGEKISYPQGGFIFGYRQDQSVRVHYLPERAAGSAIVDDPAALWGTSGVLGCIGLVFAIVGLLGIIRQRGRGAAHSHKGS, from the coding sequence ATGGCTAACGACACTTCGTCATCCATCGGGAAGATACTGCGGGCACTGCTGTTTGCCCTGATCGGTATCGGCCTGTTGAGCATTGCCGTTCATCTCACCCTTGATCGACGCGAATTCCTCGCTCATGCACAGACCGCCGATGGCGTCGTCAGCCGCTTGAATGCCGGTGGCTCGCATCCCGAGATTGCCTTTACCACCGGCAATGGTGAAAAGATTTCCTACCCGCAGGGCGGTTTTATCTTCGGCTATCGGCAGGATCAGTCGGTGCGTGTGCATTACCTGCCCGAACGGGCGGCGGGCAGCGCCATCGTCGATGACCCGGCCGCACTGTGGGGCACCTCCGGTGTATTGGGTTGCATCGGCCTGGTGTTCGCCATTGTCGGTTTGTTGGGAATCATCCGTCAGCGTGGTCGCGGTGCGGCTCATTCACATAAAGGATCTTGA
- a CDS encoding LysE family translocator, with product MVNYGLFLMLATLTVLSPGPGVVLTISNALRHGWTGSFPGIFGIALGAFVVAGISATSVGLILAASSTAFTILKYVGALYLLYLGVKMWRTRRFIPELNVTSPRPWRRFGEALSIQLLNPKAGFFFLAVFPQFIKPGDSYYSQFFLLVSSYGLLVVLVHTGYALMANRARGWLSTNRGAGIVGKLSGITFFCFGVLMASASK from the coding sequence ATGGTTAATTACGGATTGTTTCTGATGCTGGCTACCCTGACCGTGCTCAGCCCAGGCCCGGGGGTGGTGCTGACGATCTCCAACGCCTTGCGCCATGGCTGGACCGGTTCGTTTCCCGGTATCTTCGGCATCGCGTTGGGGGCGTTTGTCGTGGCGGGTATTTCCGCTACCAGCGTCGGGTTGATCCTCGCCGCGTCATCCACCGCGTTCACCATTCTCAAATATGTCGGCGCACTGTACCTGTTGTACCTTGGGGTGAAGATGTGGCGTACGAGGCGTTTCATCCCGGAACTCAACGTCACGTCGCCGCGTCCGTGGCGCCGATTCGGCGAAGCGCTGTCGATCCAGCTATTGAATCCCAAGGCGGGTTTCTTCTTTCTCGCGGTATTCCCGCAGTTCATCAAGCCGGGGGACAGCTACTACAGTCAGTTTTTCCTGCTGGTGTCTTCCTATGGCTTGCTTGTCGTACTGGTTCACACCGGCTATGCGCTCATGGCCAACCGTGCAAGAGGCTGGCTCTCCACGAACAGGGGCGCAGGGATCGTCGGCAAGTTATCAGGCATCACCTTTTTCTGTTTTGGTGTATTGATGGCTTCCGCGAGCAAATGA
- the gcvA gene encoding transcriptional regulator GcvA, which translates to MIADLPPLNAVRAFAAAARHQSFSRAAEELHVSHSAVSRHIKLLEEHLGVLLFERRTRQSVLTPAGQTFYEQVSMALAQIANAATALTRSASRRKVTINVRPSFAVRWLIPRLPDFMAQYPDIHPEVITSTRPPDLSREAFDVVIRRGQSGWSANVQPHALLEDHLILVAAPSLLQSQPLDNPNDLLQHTLLTGRTRSSDWQDWTKQAGIAQLRTQPTLQFDHMHLVLQAAVDGLGVALCPASLLGRDLSTGRLTCPFPSLRLPLIRYYYGVSQDAAAETQVFIDWMRSHIHQDATTPSSPDAPGPLPLAGSRSASGVHRQ; encoded by the coding sequence ATGATTGCCGACCTCCCGCCCTTGAACGCCGTGCGTGCTTTCGCCGCTGCCGCTCGCCATCAGAGTTTCAGCCGTGCGGCCGAAGAACTGCATGTCAGCCACAGCGCTGTCAGCCGGCATATCAAGCTGCTCGAAGAACACCTGGGGGTGCTGCTTTTCGAACGTCGCACCCGCCAGTCCGTGCTGACGCCGGCCGGCCAGACGTTTTACGAACAGGTCAGCATGGCCCTTGCACAGATTGCCAACGCCGCGACCGCCCTGACCCGGAGCGCTTCGCGGCGCAAAGTGACGATCAATGTGCGCCCATCCTTCGCTGTACGCTGGCTGATCCCGCGATTGCCGGATTTCATGGCGCAGTATCCGGATATCCACCCTGAAGTAATCACCAGCACCCGGCCACCAGATCTGTCGCGCGAAGCATTCGACGTCGTGATTCGCCGCGGGCAGTCCGGATGGTCAGCCAACGTTCAACCCCATGCGTTGCTGGAAGATCACCTGATACTGGTCGCCGCCCCGTCCTTGCTGCAAAGCCAGCCGCTGGACAACCCCAACGATCTGCTCCAGCACACGCTGCTGACCGGCAGAACCCGCAGCAGCGACTGGCAGGACTGGACCAAGCAGGCAGGCATCGCTCAATTGCGAACCCAACCGACCCTGCAATTCGACCACATGCACCTGGTGTTGCAAGCCGCCGTCGATGGCCTGGGTGTCGCCCTGTGTCCGGCCTCATTGCTGGGCAGGGACTTATCCACAGGGCGGCTGACCTGCCCGTTTCCTTCCTTGCGCCTGCCGCTGATCCGTTATTACTACGGCGTCTCCCAGGACGCAGCGGCTGAGACCCAGGTGTTTATCGACTGGATGCGGTCTCATATCCATCAGGACGCAACAACACCCTCGTCACCCGACGCTCCTGGACCTCTACCACTCGCAGGCTCCAGGTCTGCCAGCGGAGTTCATCGCCAATGA